The following proteins come from a genomic window of Carassius gibelio isolate Cgi1373 ecotype wild population from Czech Republic chromosome B8, carGib1.2-hapl.c, whole genome shotgun sequence:
- the LOC127963652 gene encoding golgin subfamily A member 1 isoform X2 encodes MFAKLKKKLAEEAGTGPRSGRIPRSMSKESITSVGADSGDDFASDGSSSRDDVSSQIQRRNDQIRKLEAKLSASMRKLQDQNEAFQANRAKMAEGMALALEKKDQEWMEKLTTLEQEKLSLAARLDEMTEQSLSLFQKRDDLDELEGFQQQELAKVKHMLLRREEQLSQREKELKLRGEELNTARLTLSQTQDKLYELGEEHEEMCRVNSQLQAQRDELLSERTEAERRVVALERSEQELQQLIQQVSEDFQKAQDNAQALEKSMEQLQSEHNKLKLQHEQHKNKVAVTQEERERLLADLQEKAASLERRLDANLSQDEHLQELFKEKSSLKQRLDEARGELLEERTNHSTAVSSLEAQISRQNASITDLQTLVKHKDDSSKAYRERTDVQISDLEQRLADCTETMKSLQQQLEDSEMHAEKLQAEWAEERERLQQQVSTQRQRGLEKTAGLEEELLALQRERETEASKHQDNLRLLEEEKISLLKSKAEVDSTVERLTAELEQSRAELISRQMVSVEIAKALEETRKQREELQQQVSKMTESLEKVENEVSRLSQNLGAKEEELKILKEELQAARSSLSSLQAECESRRLEAEEREREHNSQLTSLQQEILTKTQQLSTYQSRVSDLEGEVLSLTAQSHDECDGEQNGTVTVSDLDQLQKVNKDLEQQLAEKNKTIKQLQQRLAELKRTLQKELKLKPDPDSETKERLQESRQEKSSDKTISETSMPATAPAPAPGLPQTPGLPPITSNTTVTNSSDLTDTREINFEYLKHVVLKFMSSREAEAFQLIRAISVLLHFTKEEEDMLKQTLEYKMSWFGSKPTPKGIIRPSISGTSGWS; translated from the exons ATGTTCGCGAAGCTGAAGAAGAAGCTGGCGGAGGAGGCCGGCACCGGTCCTCGATCAGGCCGAATCCCTCGCTCCATGAGCAAAGAGTCCATCACTTCTGTGGGCGCAGATTCTGGTGATGACTTT GCTTCTGATGGCAGCAGCTCCAGAGATGATGTTTCTTCTCAGATTCAGCGCAGGAATGACCAGATACGAAAGCTGGAGGCCAAACTCTCAG CATCCATGCGCAAACTTCAGGACCAGAACGAAGCTTTCCAGGCCAACAGAGCCAAGATGGCAGAAGGCATGGCCTTAGCATTAGAGAAGAAGGACCAGGAGTGGATGGAAAAGCTAACTACTCTGGAGCAG GAGAAGTTGTCACTGGCAGCTCGGCTAGATGAGATGACGGAGCAGAGTTTAAGTCTGTTCCAGAAGAGAGATGACCTGGATGAGCTGGAGGGCTTTCAGCAGCAGGAACTGGCCAAAGTCAAACACATG CTGCTGAGGCGAGAGGAACAGCTAAGTCAGCGGGAGAAAGAGCTCAAACTGAGAGGAGAAGAGCTGAACACAGCGAGACTGACCCTGAGCCAAACCCAAGACAAGCTGTATGAGCTGGGAGAGGAACACGAGGAGATGTGCAGGGTCAACTCACAGCTACAGGCCCAGAG gGATGAGTTGTTGAGTGAGAGAACGGAGGCTGAGAGGAGGGTTGTGGCTCTGGAGAGGAGTGAGCAGGAGTTACAGCAGCTGATCCAGCAGGTGTCAGAGGACTTCCAGAAG GCACAAGACAATGCACAGGCGCTAGAGAAATCAATGGAGCAGCTCCAGTCTGAACACAATAAGCTGAAGCTACAGCACGAGCAGCACAAGAACAAG GTTGCAGTGACACAGGAGGAGAGAGAGCGTCTATTGGCTGATCTGCAGGAGAAGGCTGCTTCCTTAGAGAGGAGACTAGACGCAAACCTCTCTCAGGATGAGCACTTACAGGAACTGTTCAAGGAG aagtcTTCATTAAAGCAGAGGTTAGACGAGGCCAGAGGAGAGTTACTGGAGGAGAGAACAAATCACTCCACTGCAGTCAGTTCACTGGAGGCCCAG ATCTCTCGGCAGAACGCCAGCATCACAGATCTGCAGACTCTGGTCAAGCACAAAGATGATTCATCCAAAGCTTACAGAGAGCGGACAGACGTACAG ATATCAGATCTGGAGCAGAGGCTGGCTGACTGCACTGAGACAATGAAGAGTCTGCAACAGCAACTTGAAGACAGTGAAATGCATGCAGAAAAGCTG CAGGCAGAGTGGgccgaggagagagagagactacagCAGCAGGTCtcgacacagagacagagaggctTGGAGAAAACAGCCGGGCTGGAGGAGGAACTTCTTgcactacagagagagagagaaacagaggcgAGCAAGCATCAGGACAACCTG AGGTTACTGGAGGAGGAAAAAATCTCACTGTTGAAGAGCAAAGCTGAGGTTGACagcactgttgagagactgacagcTGAACTAGAGCAGTCCAGA GCGGAGCTGATCAGCAGACAGATGGTAAGCGTGGAAATTGCCAAAGCTCTGGAGGAAACCAGAAAACAGAGAGAAGAACTCCAACAACAG GTCAGCAAAATGACAGAGTCTCTTGAAAAGGTGGAAAATGAAGTGAGTCGTCTTTCTCAGAATTTAGGAGCAAAGGAGGAGGAACTAAAGATCCTGAAGGAAG AGCTGCAGGCGGCCCGTAGCAGTCTGTCTTCTCTGCAGGCTGAGTGCGAGTCTCGTCGTTTGGAAGCTGAGGAGCGAGAGCGAGAACACAACTCTCAGCTGACATCACTACAGCAGGAAATcctcacaaaaacacaacaactcTCTACTTACCAGTCACGG GTGTCTGATCTCGAGGGAGAGGTGTTGAGTTTAACTGCACAGTCACATGATGAGTGTGATGGTGAGCAGAACGGGACGGTTACTGTAAGTGATCTTGACCAGTTACAAAAGGTCAATAAAGACCTGGAGCAACAGCTGGCCGAAAAGAACaag ACAATAAAGCAGCTACAGCAGAGACTAGCAGAACTGAAGAGGACATTACAGAAAGAGCTG AAACTGAAGCCAGATCCTGACTCTGAGACGAAGGAGAGACTCCAGGAAAGCCGGCAGGAGAAATCAAGCGATAAGACGATCTCGGAGACATCGATGCCCGCCACAGCTCCAGCCCCAGCCCCAGGACTCCCTCAAACTCCAGGCCTGCCTCCCATCACCTCCAACACCACAGTCACCAACAGTTCAGACCTCACCGACACAAGAGAGATCAACTTTGAGTACCTCAAACACGTGGTGTTGAAGTTCATGTCATCCAGAGAGGCAGAG
- the LOC127963652 gene encoding golgin subfamily A member 1 isoform X1, translating into MFAKLKKKLAEEAGTGPRSGRIPRSMSKESITSVGADSGDDFASDGSSSRDDVSSQIQRRNDQIRKLEAKLSDYAEQLRLMQKTKEKLEIALEKYQDSSMRKLQDQNEAFQANRAKMAEGMALALEKKDQEWMEKLTTLEQEKLSLAARLDEMTEQSLSLFQKRDDLDELEGFQQQELAKVKHMLLRREEQLSQREKELKLRGEELNTARLTLSQTQDKLYELGEEHEEMCRVNSQLQAQRDELLSERTEAERRVVALERSEQELQQLIQQVSEDFQKAQDNAQALEKSMEQLQSEHNKLKLQHEQHKNKVAVTQEERERLLADLQEKAASLERRLDANLSQDEHLQELFKEKSSLKQRLDEARGELLEERTNHSTAVSSLEAQISRQNASITDLQTLVKHKDDSSKAYRERTDVQISDLEQRLADCTETMKSLQQQLEDSEMHAEKLQAEWAEERERLQQQVSTQRQRGLEKTAGLEEELLALQRERETEASKHQDNLRLLEEEKISLLKSKAEVDSTVERLTAELEQSRAELISRQMVSVEIAKALEETRKQREELQQQVSKMTESLEKVENEVSRLSQNLGAKEEELKILKEELQAARSSLSSLQAECESRRLEAEEREREHNSQLTSLQQEILTKTQQLSTYQSRVSDLEGEVLSLTAQSHDECDGEQNGTVTVSDLDQLQKVNKDLEQQLAEKNKTIKQLQQRLAELKRTLQKELKLKPDPDSETKERLQESRQEKSSDKTISETSMPATAPAPAPGLPQTPGLPPITSNTTVTNSSDLTDTREINFEYLKHVVLKFMSSREAEAFQLIRAISVLLHFTKEEEDMLKQTLEYKMSWFGSKPTPKGIIRPSISGTSGWS; encoded by the exons ATGTTCGCGAAGCTGAAGAAGAAGCTGGCGGAGGAGGCCGGCACCGGTCCTCGATCAGGCCGAATCCCTCGCTCCATGAGCAAAGAGTCCATCACTTCTGTGGGCGCAGATTCTGGTGATGACTTT GCTTCTGATGGCAGCAGCTCCAGAGATGATGTTTCTTCTCAGATTCAGCGCAGGAATGACCAGATACGAAAGCTGGAGGCCAAACTCTCAG ACTACGCTGAGCAGCTTCGGCTAATGCAGAAGACCAAGGAGAAGCTTGAGATTGCATTAGAGAAGTATCAGGATT CATCCATGCGCAAACTTCAGGACCAGAACGAAGCTTTCCAGGCCAACAGAGCCAAGATGGCAGAAGGCATGGCCTTAGCATTAGAGAAGAAGGACCAGGAGTGGATGGAAAAGCTAACTACTCTGGAGCAG GAGAAGTTGTCACTGGCAGCTCGGCTAGATGAGATGACGGAGCAGAGTTTAAGTCTGTTCCAGAAGAGAGATGACCTGGATGAGCTGGAGGGCTTTCAGCAGCAGGAACTGGCCAAAGTCAAACACATG CTGCTGAGGCGAGAGGAACAGCTAAGTCAGCGGGAGAAAGAGCTCAAACTGAGAGGAGAAGAGCTGAACACAGCGAGACTGACCCTGAGCCAAACCCAAGACAAGCTGTATGAGCTGGGAGAGGAACACGAGGAGATGTGCAGGGTCAACTCACAGCTACAGGCCCAGAG gGATGAGTTGTTGAGTGAGAGAACGGAGGCTGAGAGGAGGGTTGTGGCTCTGGAGAGGAGTGAGCAGGAGTTACAGCAGCTGATCCAGCAGGTGTCAGAGGACTTCCAGAAG GCACAAGACAATGCACAGGCGCTAGAGAAATCAATGGAGCAGCTCCAGTCTGAACACAATAAGCTGAAGCTACAGCACGAGCAGCACAAGAACAAG GTTGCAGTGACACAGGAGGAGAGAGAGCGTCTATTGGCTGATCTGCAGGAGAAGGCTGCTTCCTTAGAGAGGAGACTAGACGCAAACCTCTCTCAGGATGAGCACTTACAGGAACTGTTCAAGGAG aagtcTTCATTAAAGCAGAGGTTAGACGAGGCCAGAGGAGAGTTACTGGAGGAGAGAACAAATCACTCCACTGCAGTCAGTTCACTGGAGGCCCAG ATCTCTCGGCAGAACGCCAGCATCACAGATCTGCAGACTCTGGTCAAGCACAAAGATGATTCATCCAAAGCTTACAGAGAGCGGACAGACGTACAG ATATCAGATCTGGAGCAGAGGCTGGCTGACTGCACTGAGACAATGAAGAGTCTGCAACAGCAACTTGAAGACAGTGAAATGCATGCAGAAAAGCTG CAGGCAGAGTGGgccgaggagagagagagactacagCAGCAGGTCtcgacacagagacagagaggctTGGAGAAAACAGCCGGGCTGGAGGAGGAACTTCTTgcactacagagagagagagaaacagaggcgAGCAAGCATCAGGACAACCTG AGGTTACTGGAGGAGGAAAAAATCTCACTGTTGAAGAGCAAAGCTGAGGTTGACagcactgttgagagactgacagcTGAACTAGAGCAGTCCAGA GCGGAGCTGATCAGCAGACAGATGGTAAGCGTGGAAATTGCCAAAGCTCTGGAGGAAACCAGAAAACAGAGAGAAGAACTCCAACAACAG GTCAGCAAAATGACAGAGTCTCTTGAAAAGGTGGAAAATGAAGTGAGTCGTCTTTCTCAGAATTTAGGAGCAAAGGAGGAGGAACTAAAGATCCTGAAGGAAG AGCTGCAGGCGGCCCGTAGCAGTCTGTCTTCTCTGCAGGCTGAGTGCGAGTCTCGTCGTTTGGAAGCTGAGGAGCGAGAGCGAGAACACAACTCTCAGCTGACATCACTACAGCAGGAAATcctcacaaaaacacaacaactcTCTACTTACCAGTCACGG GTGTCTGATCTCGAGGGAGAGGTGTTGAGTTTAACTGCACAGTCACATGATGAGTGTGATGGTGAGCAGAACGGGACGGTTACTGTAAGTGATCTTGACCAGTTACAAAAGGTCAATAAAGACCTGGAGCAACAGCTGGCCGAAAAGAACaag ACAATAAAGCAGCTACAGCAGAGACTAGCAGAACTGAAGAGGACATTACAGAAAGAGCTG AAACTGAAGCCAGATCCTGACTCTGAGACGAAGGAGAGACTCCAGGAAAGCCGGCAGGAGAAATCAAGCGATAAGACGATCTCGGAGACATCGATGCCCGCCACAGCTCCAGCCCCAGCCCCAGGACTCCCTCAAACTCCAGGCCTGCCTCCCATCACCTCCAACACCACAGTCACCAACAGTTCAGACCTCACCGACACAAGAGAGATCAACTTTGAGTACCTCAAACACGTGGTGTTGAAGTTCATGTCATCCAGAGAGGCAGAG